Proteins encoded within one genomic window of Salipaludibacillus agaradhaerens:
- a CDS encoding dihydrodipicolinate synthase family protein, whose amino-acid sequence MEKLFGVTTAMVTPMNEKGEVNYKELERLTEFLIDKGVNCLYPLGTTGEMFKLNVNERKKVAETVVNTAQKRVKVFIHIGAMTLDDTLLLANHAVSIGATGIGAVTPVFFPADDVQIEAYYQAIAEEVPDNFPIYLYSIPQLASNALSLEVVKRLAANHQNIVGIKYSYPDFLTLKDYLSVRNNSFSVLTGSDSLFLPALAMGCDGVVSGVSCVFPEPFKEIYKLYSEGELTQARNVQQHADNIIQILKGGSNLSYFKKGLELRGIQGGSVKRPQLDLTIEEEKALIENINSWKRKLSLVELLE is encoded by the coding sequence ATGGAAAAACTTTTTGGAGTAACGACAGCAATGGTTACCCCGATGAATGAAAAAGGGGAAGTCAATTATAAGGAGTTGGAACGATTAACAGAATTTCTAATTGATAAAGGCGTTAACTGTTTATACCCATTAGGTACGACAGGTGAAATGTTTAAACTGAACGTTAACGAAAGAAAGAAAGTCGCTGAAACGGTTGTAAACACTGCCCAAAAGCGAGTGAAGGTATTTATTCATATAGGAGCGATGACGTTAGATGATACACTTCTACTAGCCAATCATGCTGTTAGCATTGGAGCAACTGGAATAGGGGCAGTTACACCCGTATTTTTCCCAGCTGATGACGTTCAAATTGAAGCTTATTATCAAGCAATTGCTGAAGAAGTCCCGGACAATTTTCCGATCTATTTATATAGCATTCCACAGTTAGCTAGTAATGCTCTTTCTCTTGAAGTAGTAAAAAGGTTAGCTGCTAATCATCAGAATATTGTAGGGATTAAGTACAGTTATCCTGATTTTTTAACATTAAAAGATTATTTAAGTGTTAGAAATAATAGTTTCTCTGTTTTAACAGGGAGCGATTCTTTATTTTTACCGGCCTTAGCAATGGGGTGTGACGGGGTCGTATCAGGTGTCTCGTGCGTGTTTCCAGAACCCTTCAAAGAGATTTATAAGTTGTATTCGGAAGGTGAGTTAACGCAAGCTCGCAATGTCCAACAGCACGCAGACAACATCATTCAAATTTTGAAAGGAGGAAGCAATCTCTCTTACTTTAAAAAAGGCTTAGAACTTCGAGGTATACAAGGAGGATCAGTAAAACGTCCTCAGTTAGATCTAACTATCGAGGAAGAAAAAGCATTAATAGAAAATATTAATTCATGGAAAAGGAAATTATCACTTGTGGAGCTCTTAGAATGA
- a CDS encoding phospho-sugar mutase: protein MKWKVQYERWRTKQDLDDTLKNDLLALTDHEKDLEECFYKNLEFGTGGMRGEIGPGTNRMNIYTIRKGAQGLAQYIKEAGAEAVKRGVIIAHDNRRMSKEFALEAACTLGANGVKSYIFKELRPTPELSFAVRELNCHSGIMITASHNPPEYNGFKVYGEDGAQLVPEDADRLIAMVDAVENELEVVTEAPEKLEHDGLLEWVLEEIDEAYLKQMSNIVMDKALIDEMGEDLSIVFTPLHGTAYIPMTEALKRAGFSNVHVVAEQAEPDTEFSTVQSPNPEEREAFELAIKLGKEKHADVLIATDPDADRIGLAVKSHDGDYHVLSGNQTGALLLDYLLKKKREMKTLPANGVVIKTIVTSELGRAIANSYNLKTLDVLTGFKFIGEKIRQFERSEKDTFLFGYEESFGYLIEPFARDKDAIQPGLLAAEMCAYYKKQNKTLYDGLIHIFDQYGYYFEDLASFVFKGKEGAEKMARIMTTFRRDIAEGNFSDDVHSIEDYKTGIRHIPAQGETEIIDLPASNVLKIILKDGSWYCLRPSGTEPKIKCYFGVKGISTEDAEQRLDVIKNDVLQKVQSL, encoded by the coding sequence ATGAAGTGGAAAGTACAGTATGAACGCTGGCGAACAAAACAAGATTTGGACGATACACTAAAAAATGATTTGCTGGCACTAACTGATCATGAGAAGGATCTAGAGGAATGTTTCTACAAAAACCTTGAGTTTGGAACAGGTGGTATGCGTGGTGAGATCGGACCTGGAACAAATCGTATGAACATTTATACGATTCGTAAAGGTGCACAAGGACTTGCCCAATATATAAAAGAAGCAGGTGCTGAAGCGGTAAAAAGAGGCGTTATAATTGCTCATGATAATCGTCGCATGTCTAAAGAGTTTGCTCTTGAAGCAGCGTGTACATTAGGAGCTAATGGGGTTAAATCATATATTTTTAAAGAGTTACGACCGACGCCAGAGTTGTCATTTGCTGTACGAGAATTAAATTGCCATTCGGGGATTATGATTACAGCAAGCCATAACCCGCCAGAATATAATGGGTTTAAGGTGTATGGAGAAGATGGTGCTCAGCTTGTACCAGAGGATGCAGATCGTTTAATTGCTATGGTTGATGCTGTTGAAAATGAATTAGAGGTAGTAACCGAAGCTCCTGAGAAGTTAGAGCATGACGGGCTTCTTGAATGGGTGCTCGAAGAGATCGATGAGGCATATCTTAAGCAGATGTCTAATATAGTGATGGACAAGGCGTTAATTGATGAAATGGGTGAGGACTTATCTATCGTATTCACACCACTTCATGGCACGGCTTATATCCCGATGACAGAAGCTTTGAAACGAGCAGGCTTTTCTAATGTCCATGTAGTGGCTGAACAGGCAGAGCCGGACACTGAATTTTCAACGGTGCAATCACCAAACCCAGAAGAGCGGGAAGCGTTTGAGTTAGCTATAAAGCTTGGCAAAGAAAAACATGCTGATGTGCTTATAGCGACAGATCCAGATGCTGATCGTATCGGTCTGGCTGTTAAAAGTCATGATGGTGACTATCACGTCCTATCTGGAAATCAAACCGGTGCTTTATTGTTAGACTATTTGTTAAAAAAGAAACGAGAGATGAAGACGTTACCTGCTAATGGCGTGGTTATTAAAACAATCGTCACATCAGAACTAGGCAGAGCGATTGCAAATAGCTATAATTTGAAAACGCTTGATGTTTTAACAGGTTTTAAATTTATAGGTGAAAAGATTAGGCAGTTTGAACGTTCTGAGAAGGACACCTTTCTTTTTGGTTACGAGGAAAGTTTTGGTTATCTAATTGAACCCTTTGCAAGAGATAAAGATGCCATACAGCCTGGCCTCTTAGCTGCTGAAATGTGTGCTTATTATAAAAAACAAAATAAGACCTTATATGATGGACTCATTCATATTTTTGATCAATATGGTTATTATTTTGAAGACCTAGCTTCATTTGTTTTTAAAGGGAAAGAGGGGGCTGAAAAAATGGCACGTATTATGACCACTTTCCGAAGGGATATAGCAGAGGGAAATTTCTCTGATGATGTACATAGTATTGAAGACTATAAAACAGGCATCAGACATATACCTGCGCAAGGTGAGACAGAAATCATTGATTTACCAGCCTCCAATGTTCTGAAGATTATTTTAAAAGATGGTTCTTGGTATTGTTTAAGGCCTTCTGGTACCGAACCGAAGATCAAATGCTATTTTGGTGTCAAAGGCATCTCTACAGAAGATGCTGAGCAACGGTTAGACGTGATTAAGAATGACGTATTACAAAAAGTTCAATCATTGTAA
- a CDS encoding glycerol-3-phosphate dehydrogenase/oxidase codes for MVKPFSAVQRETYLQQMNGDSELDILVIGGGITGAGIALDATTRGLSTGLVEMQDFAAGTSSRSTKLVHGGLRYLKQLEFKIVAEVGKERAIVYENAPHVTNPEWMLLPIIKGGTYGKLASSVGLKVYDFLAGVKRKERRNMLSKQETIDKEPLLKRDTLKGSGIYVEYKTDDARLTLEILKEAVHRGTTAVNYAKAETLIYDNGKVAGARVKDLVSGKTYDIRAKKVINAAGPWVDDLREKDNSKKGKYLHLTKGVHIVIDQSRFPLKQAVYFDTKDDGRMVFAIPRDGKTYVGTTDTHYTEEIDSPRMTEDDLNYLINATNYMFPTVQLKREDVESSWAGLRPLIHEEGKSASEISRKDEIFESQSGLLSIAGGKLTGYRKMAERIVDIAANELGIKEKSATEKITLSGGDVGGADNLTSFIETWTNKGKEVGLSEKEAKRLTSLYGSNVKRLLEIIETSGRESKHYHLPESVYASLVYGIEEEMVVSPIDFFNRRTSEVIFDIHAVHRHKEGVMKYMKDRFHWSDEEMECHEKILDEELYYAAHPIETREKN; via the coding sequence ATGGTGAAACCTTTTTCTGCCGTACAAAGAGAAACTTATTTACAACAAATGAACGGAGATTCTGAATTGGATATTTTAGTTATTGGCGGTGGTATCACGGGTGCTGGTATTGCTCTTGATGCAACGACAAGAGGATTATCAACAGGGTTAGTAGAGATGCAAGATTTCGCAGCTGGTACTTCCAGTCGCTCGACAAAACTCGTTCATGGTGGTTTGAGGTATTTGAAGCAGCTAGAGTTTAAAATTGTGGCAGAGGTTGGTAAAGAACGGGCGATCGTCTATGAGAATGCACCACATGTGACGAATCCTGAATGGATGCTCCTACCAATTATTAAAGGAGGCACCTATGGCAAGTTAGCCTCTTCTGTAGGCTTAAAAGTTTATGACTTCCTAGCGGGAGTAAAACGCAAAGAACGTCGAAACATGCTTAGTAAGCAGGAAACGATTGATAAAGAACCACTATTGAAGAGAGATACCTTAAAAGGCAGCGGTATTTATGTGGAGTATAAAACGGATGATGCCCGTCTTACACTCGAAATATTAAAAGAAGCCGTTCATCGAGGCACGACGGCAGTTAACTATGCAAAGGCTGAGACGCTTATTTACGACAACGGAAAAGTGGCTGGTGCAAGAGTTAAAGATTTAGTGAGTGGCAAAACATATGATATAAGAGCGAAAAAAGTGATTAATGCAGCAGGGCCGTGGGTGGATGACTTACGAGAAAAGGACAATTCTAAAAAAGGAAAATATCTTCATTTAACAAAAGGGGTTCATATTGTAATTGACCAGTCACGTTTTCCTTTAAAGCAAGCTGTTTACTTCGATACGAAAGATGATGGTCGTATGGTATTTGCCATACCGAGAGATGGCAAAACATATGTCGGAACGACTGATACACACTATACGGAAGAAATAGATTCACCACGTATGACAGAAGATGATTTGAACTATTTAATCAACGCGACAAATTATATGTTCCCTACAGTTCAACTTAAGCGAGAAGATGTGGAATCTAGTTGGGCAGGATTGAGGCCACTTATTCATGAAGAAGGTAAAAGTGCTTCGGAAATCTCACGCAAAGATGAAATCTTTGAATCTCAATCAGGTCTCTTGTCGATTGCTGGAGGGAAGCTAACTGGTTATCGAAAAATGGCAGAACGTATCGTTGATATTGCGGCAAATGAATTAGGCATTAAAGAAAAAAGTGCGACTGAAAAAATAACTCTTTCCGGTGGTGACGTCGGTGGAGCAGATAACTTAACTAGCTTCATAGAGACGTGGACAAATAAAGGAAAAGAGGTTGGATTAAGTGAAAAAGAAGCTAAACGATTAACTTCTTTGTATGGATCAAACGTTAAAAGATTACTAGAGATTATTGAAACATCCGGGCGTGAAAGTAAGCATTATCATTTACCTGAAAGTGTATATGCCTCTCTAGTCTATGGAATCGAAGAAGAAATGGTCGTATCTCCAATTGATTTCTTTAATCGGCGGACGAGTGAAGTTATTTTCGATATACACGCTGTGCATCGTCATAAAGAAGGCGTCATGAAATACATGAAGGACCGTTTCCATTGGAGTGATGAAGAGATGGAATGCCATGAGAAGATACTGGATGAAGAATTATACTATGCTGCACACCCTATTGAAACTCGTGAGAAAAACTAA
- a CDS encoding aspartyl-phosphate phosphatase Spo0E family protein, whose protein sequence is MGFEHSLKEQMEVKRALMIVSANKYGFTSTEAIRYSQELDQLMNIYRKVTEGNQNTPVSSN, encoded by the coding sequence ATGGGATTTGAACATTCATTAAAAGAACAAATGGAAGTCAAGCGAGCATTAATGATCGTATCTGCAAACAAATATGGTTTTACGTCCACAGAGGCGATTCGCTATAGTCAGGAGCTTGACCAATTGATGAATATTTATCGAAAGGTAACAGAAGGTAATCAAAATACCCCTGTCTCATCGAATTAA
- a CDS encoding LacI family DNA-binding transcriptional regulator: protein MKKVTIKDVAKDAGVSVGTVSKVINNKGYVGKETLVKVMASIDRLGYSVNANARSLKSSKSNKVAVLISDISNFYLMSIAKEMEKTIRALGYHMILLSHNDDEQLELASLQIILEQQVDALVIIPTGGNGEMIGSIKRKGIPVISIDRKVDDVVTDLIMDDHYYGSFETIEYLHSLGHERVGVIYGHTKNSIGRERYQGAIDAIRQLNMDEDSTLIKEANFKEEQAYRSTMELLLSPKPPTAIYSCNNTMTKGVLKAVREQGLRVAEDVSIIAFGDKAQWELITPALSLMAQPVKRIGIEASILLKNRLEAHEEFAEKQIIIKPELVPGNSCKTIKIRS from the coding sequence ATGAAGAAGGTAACGATTAAAGATGTGGCGAAAGATGCTGGCGTATCAGTAGGAACAGTTTCTAAGGTTATAAATAATAAAGGCTATGTTGGGAAAGAAACATTAGTTAAAGTAATGGCATCCATCGATCGTTTAGGGTATAGCGTTAATGCAAATGCGAGAAGTTTAAAGTCTTCTAAGTCAAATAAAGTAGCCGTTTTAATATCTGATATTTCAAATTTTTATTTAATGTCTATTGCAAAAGAAATGGAGAAAACGATACGTGCTTTAGGTTATCATATGATCCTTCTTAGCCATAACGATGATGAACAGTTAGAGCTAGCCTCTTTACAAATCATTTTGGAGCAGCAAGTCGATGCGCTTGTCATCATCCCTACAGGAGGGAATGGAGAGATGATTGGTTCAATTAAAAGGAAAGGTATTCCAGTTATCTCGATTGATAGAAAAGTTGACGACGTCGTGACAGATCTTATAATGGACGATCACTATTATGGGTCCTTTGAAACTATTGAATATTTACATTCTCTAGGACACGAACGAGTTGGTGTTATTTATGGGCACACAAAAAACTCAATTGGTAGGGAAAGGTATCAGGGTGCTATCGATGCCATTAGACAACTTAACATGGATGAAGACAGTACATTAATTAAGGAAGCAAATTTTAAAGAAGAACAGGCATACCGATCAACAATGGAACTGCTACTGTCACCTAAACCACCTACAGCCATATACTCCTGCAATAATACAATGACTAAAGGGGTTTTGAAAGCAGTAAGAGAACAAGGACTCAGGGTGGCTGAAGATGTTTCGATTATCGCATTTGGGGACAAGGCACAGTGGGAATTAATTACTCCTGCTCTGTCATTAATGGCCCAGCCAGTAAAGAGAATTGGCATAGAGGCCTCAATATTATTAAAAAATCGACTGGAAGCACATGAGGAATTTGCTGAAAAGCAAATAATCATCAAGCCTGAATTAGTACCAGGTAATTCGTGTAAAACTATAAAAATTAGGAGTTGA